One window of the Saccopteryx bilineata isolate mSacBil1 chromosome 2, mSacBil1_pri_phased_curated, whole genome shotgun sequence genome contains the following:
- the G6PC1 gene encoding glucose-6-phosphatase catalytic subunit 1 isoform X2, producing the protein MTLGSSQHTTSRILFGQRPYWWVLDTDYYSDASAPRIKQFPVTCETGPGSPSGHAMGTAGVYYVMVTSILSIFRGKKKPTFRFRCLSVILWLGFWAVQLNVCLSRIYLAAHFPHQVVAGVLSGIVVAESFRHIQSIYNASLKKYFLITFFLFSFAIGFYLLLKGLGVDLLWTLEKAKRCCERPEWVHIDTTPFASLLKNLGTLFGLGLALNSRMYRESCKGKLKEWLPFRLSCIVASLVLLHLFDSLKPPSRVELIFYILSFCKSAAVPLASASLIPYCLARVLGQPDKKSL; encoded by the exons GATTCTCTTTGGGCAGCGCCCGTACTGGTGGGTCCTGGACACAGATTACTACAGCGATGCTTCTGCCCCACGGATAAAGCAGTTCCCAGTCACCTGTGAGACTGGGCCAG GGAGTCCCTCCGGCCATGCCATGGGTACAGCAGGTGTATACTATGTGATGGTCACGTCCATCCTCTCTATCTTCCGGGGAAAGAAAAAGCCCACCTTCAGATTTCG GTGTTTGAGCGTCATTTTGTGGTTGGGATTCTGGGCCGTGCAGCTGAACGTCTGTCTGTCACGAATCTACCTTGCTGCTCATTTTCCTCATCAGGTTGTTGCTGGCGTCTTGTCAG GCATTGTCGTTGCCGAATCTTTCCGCCACATCCAGAGCATCTACAATGCCAGTCTCAAGAAGTATTTTCTCATCACCTTTTTCCTGTTCAGCTTTGCCATTGGATTTTACCTGCTGCTGAAGGGGCTGGGTGTAGACCTCCTGTGGACTCTAGAGAAAGCCAAAAGATGCTGTGAGCGGCCAGAATGGGTCCACATTGATACCACGCCCTTTGCCAGCCTCCTGAAGAACCTGGGGACCCTCTTTGGCCTGGGGCTGGCTCTCAACTCCAGGATGTACAGGGAGAGCTGCAAGGGCAAGCTTAAAGAGTGGTTGCCTTTCCGCCTCAGCTGCATCGTGGCCTCTCTCGTCCTCCTGCACCTCTTTGACTCTTTGAAACCCCCATCCCGAGTCGAGTTGATCTTCTACATCCTGTCCTTCTGCAAGAGTGCGGCAGTGCCCCTGGCATCTGCCAGTCTCATCCCCTACTGCCTTGCCCGGGTCCTGGGCCAGCCAGACAAGAAGTCTTTATAA